The Syngnathus typhle isolate RoL2023-S1 ecotype Sweden linkage group LG1, RoL_Styp_1.0, whole genome shotgun sequence genome includes a window with the following:
- the LOC133150681 gene encoding uncharacterized protein LOC133150681, translated as MKPVTCQRSPSTKTGQPHGYLVRTPRFLDTMHCSKCGFATSDMDLFKRHMLDHMGSKLFCFYCHKAVLSKAELYAHLEEHSKSTFTCPHCGQQYLRKVSLLQHIACVHNKNIGQAPKKVGDSKDPQASNALLFVQSAEHSTRPPVQVNVPSHSTPTGSLVKDGQKSRTMNTMLPICSNGVPDSFIHHNRALTVSLPEEVSIPVGCMVELVEVKTVNGSKELKLRLVSKQENDAEVKDTRTTVQQNVMVGKTLASKLNHPSAVKSTNVGMCNENRKQLETKTLGQQRTAGKPSNMSKNLVSGQASQAKVTLKRTPQEVINLDSPTKVAKTVYTVRERNEVVSKQPEPVHNQAKATNALLNRETRILTRVLQPVLTGSCASQQRTDERLSIPDKCKGIPPTNAVLSRDASTSVVCLNDNAGSKVKETLKVMNTPAGVNQPSHKSTSSNVRSDANIRVLRAEVSLCQESATPHSPFPGSVTVQKTARLTPSLKEPVVPCRSKSDNAAWPQNVCPSKCASERDTPKPEGFPIISSVFSLSEGDDEGAMKPLVMALRGIVMDKSNTTEKLSPDVNCEAQLETNRTCGSVKVEVAQQQPSVPVLNDSNVDVKVEKTNSTQTDNPGCNPTLKSEKEELVPDNSSNADAFATVNRQYDLSKFLTVSLTRVDERGVWMNSGNESEPSALQEDVPIVGRDTGHLMPLKAEQPVTLPGPNQPVVVLNHPKPRVPIQETVHAVVNTGIPEKAPKCQILKMRLGKVMGQKYEVTGCTVRFSQ; from the coding sequence ATGAAGCCAGTCACTTGCCAGCGCTCTCCTTCCACAAAGACTGGACAACCACATGGCTACCTGGTTCGTACGCCCAGATTTCTCGACACGATGCATTGCAGCAAGTGTGGATTTGCTACGTCGGACATGGACCTCTTCAAGAGGCACATGCTTGACCACATGGGGTCCAAACTGTTCTGTTTTTACTGCCACAAGGCCGTATTAAGCAAGGCCGAACTCTACGCACACCTGGAGGAACACAGCAAATCAAccttcacatgtccgcactgtgGACAGCAATACCTGCGGAAGGTTAGCCTTTTACAACACATTGCGTGTGTGCATAATAAAAACATCGGTCAGGCACCCAAAAAGGTTGGCGATAGCAAGGATCCCCAGGCCTCCAATGCTTTGCTATTTGTGCAGAGTGCTGAGCACTCAACACGGCCACCAGTTCAAGTGAATGTGCCATCCCATAGCACGCCCACTGGCAGTCTCGTTAAAGACGGGCAAAAATCAAGAACAATGAACACAATGCTTCCCATTTGTTCAAATGGTGTTCCAGATAGTTTCATCCATCACAACAGGGCATTAACAGTGTCACTGCCAGAGGAAGTAAGTATCCCTGTTGGGTGTATGGTTGAACTTGTGGAAGTAAAAACAGTCAACGGGTCAAAGGAGCTAAAGCTGAGACTGGTGTCAAAACAAGAAAACGATGCAGAAGTGAAAGACACGAGAACAACAGTTCAACAGAATGTCATGGTGGGCAAGACTTTAGCGTCCAAATTAAATCACCCAAGCGCAGTAAAGTCGACAAATGTGGGAATGTGCAATGAGAACAGGAAGCAGTTGGAAACAAAGACGCTGGGTCAGCAACGCACTGCTGGCAAACCATCCAACATGTCTAAAAACCTTGTCTCAGGTCAAGCAAGCCAAGCAAAAGTCACACTGAAAAGGACGCCACAGGAAGTTATCAACTTAGACAGTCCGACCAAGGTGGCCAAAACTGTCTATACTGTGAGAGAGCGCAATGAAGTTGTATCCAAGCAACCTGAACCTGTTCATAATCAAGCCAAAGCGACCAATGCTCTCTTGAACCGTGAGACCAGAATTCTGACGCGTGTCTTACAGCCAGTATTAACGGGATCATGTGCATCGCAACAAAGAACTGATGAAAGGCTCAGTATTCCAGATAAGTGCAAGGGTATTCCCCCGACAAATGCAGTTTTGTCCCGAGACGCATCGACCAGCGTTGTTTGCCTCAATGATAACGCTGGCTCCAAAGTCAAGGAAACTCTGAAGGTCATGAACACTCCAGCGGGTGTCAACCAGCCAAGTCACAAGTCCACCTCCTCCAATGTTCGTTCAGATGCAAATATCCGAGTGTTGCGTGCAGAGGTCAGTCTTTGCCAGGAGAGCGCTACTCCTCATTCGCCTTTTCCCGGTTCCGTCACAGTGCAGAAGACGGCCCGTCTGACCCCATCGCTCAAAGAACCTGTAGTGCCATGCCGCTCCAAGTCAGACAATGCAGCTTGGCCTCAAAATGTCTGCCCGAGCAAGTGTGCGTCTGAAAGAGATACGCCTAAGCCCGAGGGTTTCCCGATCATCTCCTCCGTGTTTTCCCTGAGCGAAGGAGACGACGAGGGCGCCATGAAGCCACTGGTCATGGCACTGCGGGGCATCGTGATGGACAAAAGCAACACCACCGAGAAGTTGAGCCCAGATGTGAATTGTGAAGCTCAGTTAGAGACGAACCGGACGTGTGGCTCTGTCAAAGTCGAAGTTGCCCAACAACAGCCGTCCGTCCCGGTGCTGAATGACAGCAACGTTGATGTCAAGGTGGAGAAAACCAACTCGACACAGACGGACAATCCTGGCTGCAATCCCACCTTGAAATCCGAAAAGGAAGAGCTTGTTCCTGACAACTCATCGAATGCGGACGCTTTTGCGACTGTAAATCGCCAGTATGACCTCTCCAAATTCTTGACCGTCTCGTTGACAAGAGTGGACGAACGTGGCGTGTGGATGAACAGCGGCAACGAATCGGAACCCTCGGCACTTCAAGAGGACGTTCCGATCGTCGGGCGCGACACCGGCCACTTGATGCCACTCAAGGCAGAACAGCCGGTGACGTTGCCGGGCCCGAACCAGCCCGTGGTCGTGCTCAATCACCCGAAGCCTCGGGTCCCAATACAAGAAACGGTCCACGCTGTGGTAAACACTGGAATCCCGGAAAAGGCCCCAAAGTGCCAGATATTAAAGATGAGGCTGGGCAAAGTGATGGGGCAGAAATATGAGGTCACTGGCTGCACTGTCAGGTTCTCCCAGTGA
- the hs3st1 gene encoding heparan sulfate glucosamine 3-O-sulfotransferase 1: MAALLLGLLLFAMQSPTVPSSGPLTDTEGPPVSPSPVGNGTVCHPNGTVQQLPRVLIIGVRKGGTRALIEMLSLHQSVAAAQNEVHFFDWESHFQKGLPWYRSQMPFAYPNQITVEKTPAYFTSAKVPKRIHQMNPDAKLLLILRDPTERVLSDYTQVFYNRLQKHKRYQPIESVLMKDGVVNLGYKALNRSLYYVHMQNWLRYFPLESIHLVDGDQLIRDPLPEMKKVEHFLRLEPQINASNFYFNKTKGFYCLREHGRERCLHDSKGRAHPRVAPAILQKLYQFFHQPNRKFFELVGRTFNWK, translated from the coding sequence ATGGCGGCCCTGCTCCTTGGGCTGCTGCTCTTCGCCATGCAgtccccaaccgtcccctcctcCGGGCCACTGACCGACACAGAGGGGCCGCCCGTCTCTCCTTCCCCGGTCGGCAACGGCACCGTGTGCCATCCCAACGGGACGGTGCAGCAGCTGCCGCGGGTCCTCATCATCGGCGTAAGGAAAGGCGGGACGCGAGCGCTCATCGAGATGCTGAGCTTGCACCAGTCTGTAGCTGCGGCCCAGAACGAGGTGCATTTCTTTGACTGGGAGAGCCACTTCCAGAAGGGCTTGCCTTGGTACCGCAGCCAGATGCCCTTCGCCTACCCTAATCAGATCACCGTGGAAAAGACGCCGGCGTACTTTACATCCGCCAAAGTCCCCAAGCGGATCCATCAGATGAACCCGGACGCCAAGCTGCTGCTCATCCTCAGAGACCCCACGGAGCGTGTGCTGTCGGACTACACGCAGGTCTTCTACAACCGCCTTCAGAAGCACAAACGCTACCAGCCCATCGAGTCAGTGCTAATGAAGGATGGCGTGGTCAACCTGGGCTACAAGGCGCTCAATCGCAGCCTGTACTACGTGCACATGCAGAATTGGCTGCGGTACTTTCCGTTGGAGAGCATCCATCTGGTGGATGGCGACCAGCTCATCCGAGACCCCCTTCCCGAGATGAAAAAGGTAGAGCATTTCTTAAGACTGGAGCCGCAGATCAACGCCTCCAACTTCTACTTTAACAAGACCAAGGGATTCTACTGCTTGCGAGAGCACGGGCGGGAGCGCTGCCTGCACGACTCAAAGGGCAGGGCGCACCCTCGCGTGGCTCCCGCCATCTTGCAAAAACTCTACCAGTTCTTCCACCAGCCCAACAGGAAATTCTTTGAGCTGGTGGGCCGAACATTCAACTGGAAGTGA